From a region of the Phragmites australis chromosome 21, lpPhrAust1.1, whole genome shotgun sequence genome:
- the LOC133903948 gene encoding probable cinnamyl alcohol dehydrogenase 1 isoform X1, translated as MASESENGNCSAWAARDPSGILSPYKFNRRAVRSDDVSLRITHCGVCYADVNWTRNMHNDSAYPLVPGHEIAGVVTDVGSEVKGFKVGDHVGVGTYVNSCRDCENCNSSLENHCPKTVFTFNRIDTDGTVTKGGYSTHIVVHERYCFKIPDGYPLEKAAPLLCAGITVYTPMMRHNMNQPGKSLGVIGLGGLGHMAVKFGKAFGLKVTVFSTSESKRDEAIHLLGADNFVISSNTQQMESLKNSMHFIVDTASGDHPFDPYLSLLKVGGVMAVVCFPSEIKVHPAILNPGARTLSGSIVGGTKVIQEMVNFCATKKIYPEIEIIKMDYINEALQRLVNRDVKYRFVIDIENSFK; from the exons ATGGCTTCTGAATCTGAGAACGGCAACTGTAGCGCTTGGGCAGCAAGAGATCCGTCTGGAATTCTCTCGCCGTACAAGTTTAACCGCAG AGCAGTACGGAGTGATGATGTTTCATTGAGGATCACACACTGTGGAGTATGTTATGCCGATGTTAATTGGACGCGAAATATGCACAACGATTCAGCGTACCCTTTGGTTCCCGG GCATGAGATAGCTGGAGTTGTAACTGACGTTGGTTCAGAAGTCAAGGGATTTAAAGTGGGTGACCATGTAGGTGTCGGAACATATGTGAACTCATGCCGAGACTGTGAGAACTGCAATAGCTCACTAGAAAACCACTGCCCAAAAACAGTTTTTACTTTCAACAGAATCGATACAGATGGCACTGTCACAAAGGGAGGATATTCCACTCATATTGTAGTCCACGAAAG GTACTGCTTTAAGATACCAGATGGCTACCCTTTGGAAAAGGCAGCGCCACTACTGTGTGCCGGTATAACTGTCTATACTCCCATGATGCGACACAACATGAACCAACCTGGAAAGTCACTTGGGGTCATTGGACTCGGTGGGTTGGGTCACATGGCAGTGAAATTTGGTAAAGCCTTTGGGCTTAAGGTCACAGTTTTCAGTACAAGCGAATCAAAGAGAGATGAAGCCATACACCTTCTTGGAGCAGACAATTTTGTGATATCATCAAACACGCAGCAGATGGAG tCCCTCAAAAACTCCATGCACTTCATTGTTGATACTGCTTCCGGTGACCATCCATTTGATCCCTATCTTTCACTCCTTAAGGTTGGTGGTGTGATGGCAGTAGTTTGCTTTCCAAGTGAGATCAAAGTGCATCCTGCAATCCTTAATCCTG GTGCACGAACCCTATCTGGTAGTATTGTTGGAGGTACAAAGGTAATCCAAGAAATGGTTAACTTCTGTGCAACGAAAAAAATATATCCAGAGATTGAGATCATCAAGATGGATTATATCAACGAGGCTCTCCAGAGGCTCGTTAATCGGGATGTGAAATACCGCTTTGTAATCGACATCGAGAACTCTTTCAAGTAG
- the LOC133903948 gene encoding probable cinnamyl alcohol dehydrogenase 1 isoform X2, whose amino-acid sequence MHNDSAYPLVPGHEIAGVVTDVGSEVKGFKVGDHVGVGTYVNSCRDCENCNSSLENHCPKTVFTFNRIDTDGTVTKGGYSTHIVVHERYCFKIPDGYPLEKAAPLLCAGITVYTPMMRHNMNQPGKSLGVIGLGGLGHMAVKFGKAFGLKVTVFSTSESKRDEAIHLLGADNFVISSNTQQMESLKNSMHFIVDTASGDHPFDPYLSLLKVGGVMAVVCFPSEIKVHPAILNPGARTLSGSIVGGTKVIQEMVNFCATKKIYPEIEIIKMDYINEALQRLVNRDVKYRFVIDIENSFK is encoded by the exons ATGCACAACGATTCAGCGTACCCTTTGGTTCCCGG GCATGAGATAGCTGGAGTTGTAACTGACGTTGGTTCAGAAGTCAAGGGATTTAAAGTGGGTGACCATGTAGGTGTCGGAACATATGTGAACTCATGCCGAGACTGTGAGAACTGCAATAGCTCACTAGAAAACCACTGCCCAAAAACAGTTTTTACTTTCAACAGAATCGATACAGATGGCACTGTCACAAAGGGAGGATATTCCACTCATATTGTAGTCCACGAAAG GTACTGCTTTAAGATACCAGATGGCTACCCTTTGGAAAAGGCAGCGCCACTACTGTGTGCCGGTATAACTGTCTATACTCCCATGATGCGACACAACATGAACCAACCTGGAAAGTCACTTGGGGTCATTGGACTCGGTGGGTTGGGTCACATGGCAGTGAAATTTGGTAAAGCCTTTGGGCTTAAGGTCACAGTTTTCAGTACAAGCGAATCAAAGAGAGATGAAGCCATACACCTTCTTGGAGCAGACAATTTTGTGATATCATCAAACACGCAGCAGATGGAG tCCCTCAAAAACTCCATGCACTTCATTGTTGATACTGCTTCCGGTGACCATCCATTTGATCCCTATCTTTCACTCCTTAAGGTTGGTGGTGTGATGGCAGTAGTTTGCTTTCCAAGTGAGATCAAAGTGCATCCTGCAATCCTTAATCCTG GTGCACGAACCCTATCTGGTAGTATTGTTGGAGGTACAAAGGTAATCCAAGAAATGGTTAACTTCTGTGCAACGAAAAAAATATATCCAGAGATTGAGATCATCAAGATGGATTATATCAACGAGGCTCTCCAGAGGCTCGTTAATCGGGATGTGAAATACCGCTTTGTAATCGACATCGAGAACTCTTTCAAGTAG